In the genome of Pseudomonadota bacterium, the window GATAGTGGACGATCAATGGGTCTCTCCAACGTGGGCCGGTTGGCTAGCGGAGGTGATCCTTGACTTAGCTCGTATGCCGGTTGGAGGAGTTGTGCATGCATCCTGTGATGGTGCTGTTTCCTGGTTTGAATTCGCCACGGAAATCCAACTGGTTTCCCGCACATACTTCGAGGGCAAGCCACTTGCAAAGCTTGAAAAGATAACCGCACAGGAGCTTAATAGGCCCGCGCCTAGGCCTACCTACTCAGCGTTCGATACCACCCTAGTTTCTTCGTTATTAGGAAGATCTCCGATCTCGTGGCGCGAGGGGCTCAGTCGGTATTTGCAAGAGATCGGGGTTGTATAATCGGAGGGTATGGTGGCAGCAGATCGCTCTGAAACATTAGCAATGGTACTGGCTGGGGGGCAGGGAAGCCGCTTCTGGCCACTTAGTCGCAGCGCCTTTCCTAAACAGTTTCTATCTATCGGAGATACGGGGGAGAGCCTTATTCAGGCAACTGTACGACGTGTAACCCCCCTTGTTGGTGAGAGTAACGTTCGTATAGTAGCTAATGCGCTACTTGAGCCTGTGATTCATGAGCAGCTCCCCGGTGTAAAGGTTATCTGTGAGCCGATGGCAAAGAATACAGCGGCTTGTATTGGGCTTGCTGCGGTGCACGCCCTTGTAGAGAAACCCAACAGCGATCCGGTTTTGCTCGTCCTGCCAGCAGATCACGCCATTAAGGACGATGAGCGATTGCGCAAGGCGCTTCAAGAGGGCATTAACCAGGCACGTGAAAATGATGTTCTTGTTACCATAGGAATTCCGCCGACACATCCGCATACTGGATACGGCTATATTAAGAAGGGCAAGGGTATTAGCGGACGCACCTTCATGGTTGAGCGATTCTTTGAAAAACCAAGTTTTGAGCGTGCTCAGAAGTACGTTGAGGCGGGGGGCTACTGCTGGAACTCCGGTATGTTCGTGTGGCGTGCCAGCGCGATTCTAGAGGCTTTTCAAACCCATCTACCACAGATGTCTGAAGGATTGTTGCAGATAAAAGGGATATTGGAGAGAGATGGACCGCTCAAGTCAGTAGCCAAAATAGCGACAATTTTCAAAGAATTTGAGACAATATCGATAGATTTCGGGGTGTTAGAGCATGCTAAAAATTGCTTAGTAATTGATGCTGACGGTTTTGGATGGAGCGATGTTGGCTCCTGGGACCAGTGGGCAGAGAGCTTCGAGCGCGATTGTGACGGTAACCTGATAAAAGGTGAAGCGGTCGTGATCGATAGTAACGGTTGTGTTATAAAGTCGGACGGTCGGCTTGTGGCCGTTGTTGGACTAAAGGACGTTATCGTAATCGACTCTGGAGATGCCATCCTTGTCGTATCCCATGAACATGTCCAGGATGTTCGCAAAATTGTTGAGGAACTAAAGCGACGTGGACGCTTTGATTTAACGTGAGGTATTATGACGAATAAAGTAGCGCTTATCACCGGAATTACTGGCCAAGATGGATCATACTTGGCTGAATTCTTATTGGAGAAAGGATACAAAGTTTACGGCATGGTGCGCCGATCCTCGATGGAAAAGCATGAGCGTATTTCGCATATTATAGATAGAGTACACTTAATCCAGGGCGACCTGTTGGATCAATACTCACTAATCTCAGCGCTTAAGATCTCGCAGCCAACAGAGGTCTACAATTTGGCAGCACAGAGCTTCGTTCCAACTAGCTGGGCACAGCCGGTTCTTACCGCGGAATTTACAGCGATCGGCGTAACTCGCATGCTTGAGTCGATCAGATTGGTTGATCCTAAGATCAAGTTCTACCAGGCCTCTAGCTCTGAGATGTACGGCAAGGTTAGGGAGACCCCACAGACTGAGCTCACCCCGTTCTATCCACGCTCGCCATACGGTGTTGCAAAGGCGTACGGACACTATATCACCGTCAATTATCGTGAGAGCTACGATCTCTTCGCGGTGTCCGGTATTCTTTTTAATCACGAGTCACCACGACGTGGACTTGAGTTCGTAACTCGCAAGGTAACTGATGGTGTTGCGCGCATTAAGTTGGGGCTGGCAAAGGAGCTCAGACTGGGCAATCTCGATGCTCGTAGAGATTGGGGCTTTGCGGGCGATTATGTGCAGGCTATGTGGCTTATGTTGCAACAGGACTCTCCAGATGATTACGTTATCGCAACCGGTGAGGCACACTCCGTACAGGAGCTGGTTGAGGTAGCCTTTGAGCAGGCAGGACTAGAGTGGCAGAGCTCAGTTAAGCTTGATAAGGCCTTTATTCGCCCGGCTGAGGTAGATCTTTTGATTGGAGATCCATCAAAGGCTAAGAAGCAGCTTGGCTGGACCCCAACTGTCAGCTTTCAGCAGATGATTCGCATGATGGTAGACGCTGATATCGAGCGTTTATCACACGAGCGATAGTCGCTGCATTTTCAAGTAAACGATGCGCGCACTAGTGATAGGAGCAGCCGGATTTGTCGGCAATTACCTCGTAAAACATCTCCTGGAGCAGGGGGACGAGGTGTATGCAGGAACGCTCAGCGAATCTGTTGAGTTGCTGCCAGATACCACCTTTAAAGTTGATATAACTGACGCTCTTTCAACTGGCGAGCTTATTCAGCGCAGCAAGCCACAGGTTATTTATCACCTTGCTGGGATATCCTTCGTTCCCGAAGCGGAAAGCGATTTCGAGCGTACGTTGCGCGTTAACGTGGCAGGTACGGCGAACGTATTAAGGCAAGCGCACCTACTTTCAAAGGAGATCTCGGTTCTGTTTGTTAGCTCTGCTGAGGTGTATGGGCAGATAAAGCCAGCGGAATTGCCGATTAAGGAGGATACGCCGCTTCGTCCTGCAAATAATTATAGCTTAAGCAAACGTATGGCGGAGCTCGTTGTTGAGCGCTATGCACGGCAGGGTGCGCTTCGTTGCACGATCGCTAGACCTTTTAATCATATCGGGCCTGGTCAGGATTCACGTTTCGTTGCCAGCAACTTCGCCTATCAGCTAGCGCGTATCGCCCACGGCAGGGCCCCAGCCGTGTTGCAGGTTGGAAACCTTGAAGCGCGGCGTGACTTCTCAGATGTGCGCGATATCGTACGGGCCTATAGATTGCTCGCGCACAGCAAAGGTGGGGTATTTAATCTCGGTGCAGGTGAGTCACGCTCGATTCAAGCGCTGCTTGATGGTCTTATAGCGGTATCTGAACTTAAGGTTGAGGTGCAGCAGGACCCCGCTCGTATGCGAGGTCCCGAGGTCCCTGAACTCTATACAAGCTACGAGCGTGCTAAATCTGTAGTAGGGTGGCAGCCCATTATCCCATTTGAGCAATCCTTAGCAGATATTTATCAGTACTGGTATGAGCGTGTTGGATTGGAGTTAGCGGCGTAGAGTAGCGAATTAATAGTGAGGCTATGCCTGAATATCAGATCGAATTTAAAAAGTGGGATAGCGACCTCTCTTTTATGGTCGATTGTCTCGTAGAGACCTTACGCGAGCTCGGTGAAGAGGATCTCGCCCGACTGGTGCCCTGGTCATCCGAGAGGAAGCATGCTGGAACACTCTCCAGCCAAGCTGTGCATGTATACTCACTAGCATTTCAGATCCTCAACATGGTTGAGGAAAATACAGCAAATCAAAGCAGACGACGGGAGGTGGATGGAAGCACCTCGAGGATAGAAAAGGGCAGGTGGCGCGAGGTGCTTCCGACCCTAAAGGTGAGCCTTTCAGCCGATCAGATATTGGAGCGCATCAGGGGTGCTCGCGTTGAGCCAGCGCTAACTGCGCATCCGACCGAGGCCAAGCGTGCGACCGTTCTTGCGCACTATCGACAGCTCTATCTACTCCAGGTGCGACTTGAGAATCAGATGTATTCCTCTTCTGAGCGAACAGCTATCCGTGATGAGATCAAGGCCCATATGGAGCGGCTCTATCGTACCGGGGAGGTTTATATAACCCGGCCTGAGATCCTCTCTGAACTACGAAATGTCGTGCATTACCTCGGTACGGTATTTCCCGAAGTATTGGTGTTGATGGTAAGAAGATTCATGCGTGCCTGGAGTAGGGAGGGGCTCCCAGCCGAAAAGCTAGCGCCGGGGCCGGTATTTCCTGGACTCTCGTTTGGTAACTGGGTAGGGGGAGATCGGGATGGGCATCCATTTGTTACAGCCGAGGTTACTCGCGAGACCCTGATAACCCTACGTCAAACTGCGCTAGATTTGCAGCATAGAGAGCTCTCTAGACTCGCCGGATTACTAAGCCTGAGCGCTGAATATCCCCTTCCTAGCAAGTTGCTGTGCCGTATGGAGGAGTTGAAAGTTATCTGCGGCGCTGAATCCAGTAACGCCCTTAATAGGAATACTGGAGAACCGTGGCGGCAATTTCTTAATCTCGTATCGCTACGAATACCGAAGCGTGCAGATGAATGTAGTGCGTCTGATTATCCCGTCGCATCGGAGCTGGTACGCGATCTGGAGTTGCTGGCAGAGGGACTGCACGAGATCGGAGCTAAGCGCCTCTCATTTGAAGATGTCTATCCAGTAATTCAGATCGCGCATACCTTTGGGTTCCATCTCGCTAAGCTCGATATCCGCCAGAACAGCGCTGTTTTTGAAAAAGCGCTCGGCCAGTTCGTGCAGGCCAGTGCACGTCATGGAGGAGCTTGGGAGACACGCTCGCCAGTGTCGCGCGCAGATCTCATTCGAACGGAGCTGCGTGAGCCTAAGACCTTTATCGATGCGTGGGCATTTGCTGGGGCAGAGGCCGATCAAGTTAGAGCTCTTTGTAAAGTTGTACAGGAGCACGGCGCACGGTGTGGCTTTGAGGGATTCGGCTCTATAATCGTAAGCATGACACGTTCGGCGGAAGATCTTTTTTCTGTATTCTTGCTCGCTCGCGAGGGTGGGCTTGCGAAATTTGAGGATGGTTTAGTCACGATGCCGTTACCGGTAGTGCCGCTTTTTGAGACGATAGATGATCTTAAAAACAGTGATGCAATCCTGAGGGAATATTTAGGCACCTCGAATGCATGTCGTTCAATAGAGACCCTTAACACCCCGCAGGATTGTATGATCGGCTATAGCGACAGCAATAAAGATGGCGGGATTATTGCGAGCTTTTGGGGTCTTTATAAGGCGCAGCAGGGACTAATCTTAGTTGGAGAGCAGTACGGTATAGCACTTAGATTCTTTCACGGCCGAGGTGGCACGATCAGCCGAGGAGCTGGGCCAACAGACAGATTTCTTGGAGCTCTACCACCTAACGCAGTTCGCCATGGGATTAAGGTTACTGAGCAGGGAGAGACTATCTCGCAGAAATATGCCAACTTACTTACGGCATCATATAATCTGGAGGTATTGCTCGCTGGTACAATCAGGCAGGCATCCCTTGTAAGCAGCACACCTCAGCCGAAACACATCGAGGCTACCCTTGAGCACCTAGCTCTGTGGAGTTGCAACTCATATCGCGAACTAGTGACGCAGGACGGTTTCGGGGAGTTCTTTCGTAAAGTAACCCCAGTGGACGTTATTGAGCAGAGTAAAATTGGCTCACGGCCAGCGCGGCGTAGCGGGGCTAACTCGCTTGAGGATCTGAGAGCGATCCCGTGGGTGTTCGCCTGGAATCAGTCGCGATTTCTCCTCTCTGGATGGTTCGGAGTGGGTACAGCGCTACAGCGCTTAAGAGCTGATTACCCAGCGTTGTGGGACGAACTCAAGAGTTCCGGCGCTCGTTGGGCGCCCGCCTACTATCTCTTTCTCAATATTGAGACCTCGCTCTATAGCGCAAGTGAGGAGATTATGCGGATGTACGCCACGTTGTGTGATGACCAACATAGACGTGATCAGTTTTTGGAGGGGATCCTCGCCGAGTTTAATAGAAGTCGCTTGCTTATGGCAGAACTTCTATCTAGTCCATTTGCAGAACGCAGACCCCGTATGTTCAAGACCTTGGCTCTTCGAGAGCCGCCCCTAAAAGAGCTGCATCAGGCGCAGGTTGAGCTTCTTAAGAGCTATAGAAGGGATGCTAGGCAGGAGGATCTCTCAACGCTGCTGCTCGTAACAAACGCAATTGCATCCGGACTCCGGACAACGGGGTAGTGCGGCGCCCTGGGAGGTAAGCCATAACTAACTGAAATCGAATAAGTTAGTGCTCTCGATAAGTTTTTTTCACAATTCTGTAAGTTGAGGCATCCTAATCCCTACATGTTGTGGCCTGGGGGTGCGAAGCCTCAGGGAAGGTTTTTTTGCGGAAAAGGTTTAAATGCAAGAGCGGCGTCGAAAGATCCTGATCGTTGATGATGAACCATCAATCTGCCAATCCTTAAGTCTGATACTCAGAGCCAACTTCGATGTGAGCAGCGCAGTTGATGGAGAGGAGGCGCTGGGGATGTGCGAGTTGGAGCTTCCAGATTTAATCTTGCTTGATATGAAGATCCCTAAGATGGATGGGGTAGAGGTCATGCGGCGACTTAAGGAGCGTGCCTCTAATGTGCCGATCATAGTGTTAACGGGGGGCTCAACTGTTAAGAATATCGTGCATGCTATCAAGAACGGAGCGCACGATTTCATTAACAAGCCATTTGATATCGAAGAGCTTAAAACAAGTATCTCGGTCATTCTTGATGGTCCGTCACAGGTAGTCGAGGATGAAAAAGAGCCAGTGCCAGTGCCTTCGCGACGAGCATTCAATATAGCAGCGGATTTCGGGCCAATGGTTGGTCGATCGTCTAGCATGGCGGCGGTCTTTGCCATGGTAGAGCAGGTTGCGCGTCGTGAGAGCACAGTTCTTATTAGCGGCGAATCGGGAACCGGCAAAGAGTTAATAGCTCGGCAGCTACATGAGCGCAGCCCTCGGCGTAACGGACCGTTTGTAGCCATAAACTGTGCAGCGATCCCAGAGAGCTTAATAGAGTCTGAGCTCTTCGGGCATGAGAAGGGGGCTTTTACTCATGCAATCGAAAGGCGCTTGGGGCAATTTGAGCTTGCAGATCGCGGAACCCTTTTTCTTGATGAGATCGGTGAGCTGAGCCTAGCGGTTCAGGTTAAATTATTGCGATTTCTGCAGGAGCAGGAGTTCTACCGCGTTGGACGCGCAAAGCCGATTCAGATAAATGTGCGAGTTATTACGGCCACAAATAAGCATCTTGAGGAGTTGATTAAAGCCAAGACGTTTCGCCAGGATCTCTTTTACCGCATCAATGTAATTAACATCGCGTTGCCGCCACTACGCGACCGAGTTGATGACATTCTCGGATTAACTGCGCACTTTATTGAAAAATTATCGAGGGCATACGGTGGGCGTATCCTGACGTTCTCAGAGGAGGCGTGCGTGGGACTCTCGTCATATGCATGGCCTGGAAATGTGCGTGAACTTGAGAACGTTGTTGAGAGCCTGCTGGCACTGTGCCCACAGGACCATGTAGAGCTTGCGCATCTACCGATCCGGCTGAAAAACCACAGCACAGTTGAAGTTCCAACGCTGACAGGAGGAGCTGCTCCAAGCCTGGGCTTTGAGGAGGCCGAGCGATTATTTGAGACCGAGATGATCCTGCGCGCGCTTAAACGAGCTAACTTCGTTCAGACACGGGCTGCCGAGATGCTTGGAATTACTCGGCGAATTCTTAAGTATAAGATGGATAAGTTGTGCATCACCGATAAAGGTGAGGTGTTAAATCCGGGCGCGCGGCACGAGAATTAAGGGGGGGGGTAAATAGTTACGAAAGAACTCAAGTTATAGCAAGCTCTTGTCGATACTGTACAATGATATAGTGGGCCGACAGCAGCGAGAGAGATGTATGCGGCATAACTTAAGGGCTTGGATCGTAATACTCGGAGCATCTATGGCTCCGCTGGTTTCGCCCTGCCTTTTTACCCTCAGTTTCTCTTCACAGCGCGCCTTTGCGGAAGCCCCCCTGGAGGTCAAGCCGGAGGGTAATTGGCTAGCAACTATACAAACAAAGCTAGAAGCTGAACAGTACATCCCTAGTAGGCAGATGGTTGGCATCAAGGGCGAACAGCTCAGAGAGCCTAAGTGGCATATTACAAACTACGCACAGGGGCTCAGCTCCTTTGTTAGTAAGGATGGATGGGAGATCGTGCCACGCCCCCTTACAGTAGACCATAAAGATCTAAGTAAGCATAAGCAGGAGCTAACAAAAAAAGAGCGGCACGCTCCAGCTTGGTATTGGCGCTACAGGTTCCTAGCTATTACACGGGGTGCAGCGAGCACAAAGCGCGCAGCACCCTCGATCCATGACGAGAACACGACCGTTTATCTTAATTATCCGAATGCAGTCACCGAATGGTACAAAAACTCTAAACAGGGCATCGAGCAGGGCTTTGAGATTAAGGAGCGTCCGCACACCACTAATAAGGGCGAATTGGTTATAGTGGGAGATATTAAGACCGATCTTACGGTGCTTAATCCTACTAAAGATAAGATCGGATTTACCAAGAACGGCACCGAAGTGTTTCAGTACGCAGGCTTAAAGGTCGTTGATGCTAGCGGTAAAACTCTTCCTAGCTGGCTCTCATACGTCGCAACAAAAACTAAAACTAAAACTAAGCGCAGCGATGAGCTCCATATTCATATCGATGATAGAGAGGCGCTCTATCCAATAACGGTCGACCCCTTAGCATCATCCCCAGCATGGAGCGCTGAGTCGAATCAGGTTAGCGCTCAGTTCGGTTATAGCGTTGCCGGTGCCGGAGATGTTAACGGAGATGGATATACAGATGCTCTTATCGGAGCTTATAACTACAGTAATGGAGCTAGCTCTGAGGGCAGGGTGTACCTTTACCTAGGGGCCTCGACGGGGCTCTCAACCACTCCCCTCTGGACCGCAGAGTCGAATCAAGCCGGTGCCTGGTTCGGCTATAGCGTTGCCGGAGCTGGAGATCTTAACGGGGATGGTTTCTCAGACATTATTGTGGGGGCCCCTTTATACGATAATGGAGAGATCACTGAGGGGCGAGTCTATGTATATCTTGGCTCCGCCTCTGGGCCCTCAGAGGCCCCGTCCTGGACCGTTGAGTCGAATCAAGCTGGTGCCTGGTTGGGTGTTAGCGTCGCCAGCGCCGGAGATGTTAACGGGGATGGATATTCAGATATTATTATTGGGGCCAGTTTCTACGACAACGGTGAGGCTGATGAAGGTAGGGCCTACCTTTACCTAGGTAGCTCAATTGGGGTTTCATCCAGTGCCGAATGGATCGGTGAATCGCAGCAAGCCTCAGCAGAATATGGCCTAAGCGTTTCTAGCGCGGGAGACGTTAATAAAGATGGATACTCAGATGTTATTATTGGGGCGCAGAGCTACGATAATGGTAGTAACGATCAGGGCATGGTCTACCTCTATCTAGGCAGCTCAATGGGGCTCTCATCCAGCGCCACTTGGACCGCAGAGTCGGATCAGGTTAATGGCTATTTTGGCCGGAGCGTCTCCAAGGCCGGAGATATTAACGGGGATGGGTACTCGGATGTTATCGTGGGGGCGCAGGGCTACAGTAACGGTGAGAGCAATGAGGGCAGGGCCTATCTTTACCTAGGTAGCGCAAGCGGACTTTTAACAACAGCCGCTTGGACCGCAGAGTCGAATCAAGCTAATGCTTACTACGGCCGGAAGGTTTCCGATGCTGGAGATCTTAACAGGGATGGATTCTCGGATATCGCTGTAGGGGCGTTCTTTTACGATAATGGAGAGAGTAATGAGGGTAGGGTCTACGTGTATCTTGGTTCCAGCTCTGGGCTCTCAACTAGCGCCGCATGGATAGGGGAGTCTGATCAAAAAGAGGCATATTACGGCGCTGATATCGCCAACGCCGGAGACTTAAATGGGGATGGATTCTCAGATCTAATTGTAGGGGCGGATGGCTACGAAAATGGCGAGACTAATGAGGGTCGGGCCTATTTCTACAAAGGCTCCGATGGTAATGCGCTTGCACCCCCAGAGGTTGAATTTAAGGATAGCCAGGTTGTGATCGTATTGCCAAAGCAGGCGGTGGAGCTTAGTCCTGCGCAGCTTGCCAGATCCATAGCTATGTTGCGGCGAAAATTCGGTCTTTCAAAGCAGCAGGCTAAGCGCGCGCTCATGGATAAAAAGAACCGCATTAAGACCTTTCTCGTTACATATACGGGCTTAGAGAGTCAGGGCTCTGCTGCTACGCAGGACTCGCAGCAGATATCGCTTTCGCCGGGGCGCTCAAATAGCGTGCGATCTAGGAAAAATCGTATCGCACTAAGAAATCTTACGCCAGGTGGAGCCTATACCGTTGCGTACAAGGTTGAGATCTCCCTCAAGAAGCCCAAGGTGGTTCTTGGTAAGACCAGCTCGAGCTCCAGCGTTAACTTTACGGCTCCGATACGCTAAGCGTATGCAGTTTAATTGGAGCTGATTGCTATGCAGCGCTGCGTGGCATAGCGGCGGACTCATCAACCTCGATATCAACGATAATGTTCGACTCAACTAGGAACTGATAGAGGTACTGGTTAACGTATCCGAGCCCGAGGTTCTTGGCGCGCACCATCCCTGATTTAGGAAACTTTATACGAGAGGTGTCGAACTTGATAAGATCTAGATAAAAACTAAATAACTGCGATTCAACGGGATAAACGAGGAGATGCACCTGTTGCTGAAATAGCCTGGCGGATGCTTCGAGGACGCCGCCCTTAAGCAAGGCATAGCGATCGTCCTCAAGCAGCAGGGGTAGGAGTGCGGCGCTTACAACGAATCCGATCGGAGAGCTGGAGTAACGACGCAGATATTGAGTCAGGTGAAAGAATTGAGAGTAGGTGCTGACTAGTATGTTGTGATTCTGCTTGCAGAGCTGCTCAACTACGTCTAGCACCTCTTCATCGGTTGATTGTTGTGCTCTCAAGATGTTGTTTAACGAGATCTCGAGCACATAGGCAGCCGCCTTCTCAGTCTTGCCATCGATGGCCTGCAGACGTTGGTTGCAGCGCTCTGCTAGGTCGGGGAACATATGGTGTAGGGCTCGGAAGGACCCACGCTCTAGCAGTATTGGCCGCTTATGGAAGAACTCAGTTGGGGGTAGGGGCTCCTGCTGTGAGTTAAAGAGGATGGCGTTGGCGAGGCCCTTGCGTAGCAAGGCTACCGTCAAAAGACGGTGATCGAGGTGTGCAAAGAGTGGGCCCGTTAATTCGATATAGTCGACATCAATACGCTCACGCGAGAGGGAGTCCATGAGGCCGAGCAGCAATTTGTCTATATCGTTGTGCAGATAGAATGCGCCGTAGGTCAGGTTGACCCCCAGAATGCCTAGCGCTTCGGATTGCCGAGCACTATCTGTATCGGCCATATTCACATGCAGGAGGATCTGGCAGGGGCTAGCTTTTGGACTAGGTTGAAAGCGAATTCCCATCCAGCCGTGGCTCTCATTGGTGCCGGCAAAATTTATGGTCGAGACGGTATCAGCGAAGGCAAAGAATCCGGTCTCGCTACCGAGGCTCTTCTCAAGACGCTCAATTAGGAGGAGATATTCATGATCCAACATCGCTATTAGGCGTTCCTTAGAGACGTAACGCCCAGCTCGACCGTAGATACTATCACTCACGGTCTGATCGTAGGCCGACATAGATTTGGCGATCGTGCCTGAAGCAGCCCCTACCCGGAAAAACCAACTTGCGACCTCCTGGCCGGCTCCGATCTCGGCAATCGTGCCGTAGCGCGAAGCGTCCAGGTTGATGTGCAGCGCCTTGTGGTGGGGATCCGATGGGTTTGTAGGTGGTTGAGGAATCATATCCATACACAATTACAGTACTCGAACGGGCGGCAATGGCGAAAGAGCATTTCAGATCGGCGAATAAGAGCCGGTATGAGCCAGATGGATCCCCCTAAGCTGATCGTAATAGTCGTAATCAGAAAAGGTGGCACAATCAATTGCGAAACATCTTTCCCCGGCTATAAAACTGCGCTACATGAAGACTCAAGATGCCAAGTCCAAATTTTCCACAAAATGAGCCTGATCGCGGGCCGCGGTTCGATGATCAGAGCTTCACGAGACGGTCGGATATTATAGAATCACCATCAATAAGGGCGCTCTATAACTGCCTTTCTGAGTTTCCTGATAGTGCTATCAAAATAAGGCTGGACAAGGAGCGTAACAAGGGGCCGATTACACCAGAACGTCTGACTGAGATTACTCGTGCTACGAGCGACCTCAGCCCGCTGTTAACGCTTGGTGACGCCTTCTGTAAGATGTTGCACCGTGGGGTCGGCCCGCACTTCGGTGTTTGTATGCCAGCTTTGGTTGATGTTGCCTCCAAGCTGCTTGCTTACAAGGGTGTGGATGCTGAGTATGGAAGAGATATTTCCTATGAGATGTTAAGCGGCGTGCTTGCGGTGTCCTCAAATAGCGTTGAATTGCACAACGGGATAAAGGGCGCACTCGATGCACGAGTGTATCAAGATCTGTCGATCTCAGTTAATAACGGCAATCAGCTTGAACCCGCATATTGGAGCTGTCTCGAACTGTTTGCCAGATACGCGCCGACCCTTGATAGTCTGCAGAGGGTATTGGATACGCACACATTGATCAGAGATCGAATTGATGAGGTAGGCACGCTGCCCTCTGAGGTGCTTTATCGAACGGTTAATGCCGTGTCTTGTAATGACTTTACAGGGGCGTTCAACCTGGTTGTCAACGAGTATCGCTGTTGCTCTGAGAAGCCAACTAGGCAGCTAGACGATGATAATATGCTGCGGTATGCATTCGGCGGCCTAGCAGATGGATCGCTCTCTCAGATCGAGGTGTTGGTAAAGCTCTTTGAGTCTGAGGATCAACATATACTCCACGTCGCAACTGAGGTTGCTATAGCGCTGGGTCAGCATAGCGCCTCTCCTGCACCCACAGAGATTATAAACAGAGTGCGGTGTGCCGTTCTCAAGTTGATTGACCGCACTGCGGAGGATCCGTTCGGTGCTGAGGCTGAAACTGTAGTTATGGCCCAGCGAGCCACGGCGGCTCTTAGTCGAATCGACATAGATCTAAGCGACGTTGAGAGTTATGTTGCTCTGGCTCTTGAGAGGGGATTTAGTAGGGAGTACATACCGTTATTGACGGAGCTTAGCCAGGCGCAGTCATCGATCTTTGGGCAGTGGGCGCTAGAGCCACTGATGGTAGTGCCTGAGATTTTGCAGACGGACCCCCATGCTAAAGAGCCGAATAATTCGCCGATCACCGGGAAGGCGTTATTATCAGAGCAGGACTTGAATGAGGCCTTCGTTGATTATGCGATTGCGATCTCAGAGCAGAGAACGCGCAAACAGGTTTCGGTCATAGCCGCCGAGTTTCAGTTGTTTGTGGATGTT includes:
- a CDS encoding mannose-1-phosphate guanylyltransferase; amino-acid sequence: MVAADRSETLAMVLAGGQGSRFWPLSRSAFPKQFLSIGDTGESLIQATVRRVTPLVGESNVRIVANALLEPVIHEQLPGVKVICEPMAKNTAACIGLAAVHALVEKPNSDPVLLVLPADHAIKDDERLRKALQEGINQARENDVLVTIGIPPTHPHTGYGYIKKGKGISGRTFMVERFFEKPSFERAQKYVEAGGYCWNSGMFVWRASAILEAFQTHLPQMSEGLLQIKGILERDGPLKSVAKIATIFKEFETISIDFGVLEHAKNCLVIDADGFGWSDVGSWDQWAESFERDCDGNLIKGEAVVIDSNGCVIKSDGRLVAVVGLKDVIVIDSGDAILVVSHEHVQDVRKIVEELKRRGRFDLT
- the gmd gene encoding GDP-mannose 4,6-dehydratase encodes the protein MTNKVALITGITGQDGSYLAEFLLEKGYKVYGMVRRSSMEKHERISHIIDRVHLIQGDLLDQYSLISALKISQPTEVYNLAAQSFVPTSWAQPVLTAEFTAIGVTRMLESIRLVDPKIKFYQASSSEMYGKVRETPQTELTPFYPRSPYGVAKAYGHYITVNYRESYDLFAVSGILFNHESPRRGLEFVTRKVTDGVARIKLGLAKELRLGNLDARRDWGFAGDYVQAMWLMLQQDSPDDYVIATGEAHSVQELVEVAFEQAGLEWQSSVKLDKAFIRPAEVDLLIGDPSKAKKQLGWTPTVSFQQMIRMMVDADIERLSHER
- a CDS encoding GDP-mannose 4,6-dehydratase; amino-acid sequence: MRALVIGAAGFVGNYLVKHLLEQGDEVYAGTLSESVELLPDTTFKVDITDALSTGELIQRSKPQVIYHLAGISFVPEAESDFERTLRVNVAGTANVLRQAHLLSKEISVLFVSSAEVYGQIKPAELPIKEDTPLRPANNYSLSKRMAELVVERYARQGALRCTIARPFNHIGPGQDSRFVASNFAYQLARIAHGRAPAVLQVGNLEARRDFSDVRDIVRAYRLLAHSKGGVFNLGAGESRSIQALLDGLIAVSELKVEVQQDPARMRGPEVPELYTSYERAKSVVGWQPIIPFEQSLADIYQYWYERVGLELAA
- a CDS encoding phosphoenolpyruvate carboxylase produces the protein MPEYQIEFKKWDSDLSFMVDCLVETLRELGEEDLARLVPWSSERKHAGTLSSQAVHVYSLAFQILNMVEENTANQSRRREVDGSTSRIEKGRWREVLPTLKVSLSADQILERIRGARVEPALTAHPTEAKRATVLAHYRQLYLLQVRLENQMYSSSERTAIRDEIKAHMERLYRTGEVYITRPEILSELRNVVHYLGTVFPEVLVLMVRRFMRAWSREGLPAEKLAPGPVFPGLSFGNWVGGDRDGHPFVTAEVTRETLITLRQTALDLQHRELSRLAGLLSLSAEYPLPSKLLCRMEELKVICGAESSNALNRNTGEPWRQFLNLVSLRIPKRADECSASDYPVASELVRDLELLAEGLHEIGAKRLSFEDVYPVIQIAHTFGFHLAKLDIRQNSAVFEKALGQFVQASARHGGAWETRSPVSRADLIRTELREPKTFIDAWAFAGAEADQVRALCKVVQEHGARCGFEGFGSIIVSMTRSAEDLFSVFLLAREGGLAKFEDGLVTMPLPVVPLFETIDDLKNSDAILREYLGTSNACRSIETLNTPQDCMIGYSDSNKDGGIIASFWGLYKAQQGLILVGEQYGIALRFFHGRGGTISRGAGPTDRFLGALPPNAVRHGIKVTEQGETISQKYANLLTASYNLEVLLAGTIRQASLVSSTPQPKHIEATLEHLALWSCNSYRELVTQDGFGEFFRKVTPVDVIEQSKIGSRPARRSGANSLEDLRAIPWVFAWNQSRFLLSGWFGVGTALQRLRADYPALWDELKSSGARWAPAYYLFLNIETSLYSASEEIMRMYATLCDDQHRRDQFLEGILAEFNRSRLLMAELLSSPFAERRPRMFKTLALREPPLKELHQAQVELLKSYRRDARQEDLSTLLLVTNAIASGLRTTG
- a CDS encoding sigma-54 dependent transcriptional regulator, with product MQERRRKILIVDDEPSICQSLSLILRANFDVSSAVDGEEALGMCELELPDLILLDMKIPKMDGVEVMRRLKERASNVPIIVLTGGSTVKNIVHAIKNGAHDFINKPFDIEELKTSISVILDGPSQVVEDEKEPVPVPSRRAFNIAADFGPMVGRSSSMAAVFAMVEQVARRESTVLISGESGTGKELIARQLHERSPRRNGPFVAINCAAIPESLIESELFGHEKGAFTHAIERRLGQFELADRGTLFLDEIGELSLAVQVKLLRFLQEQEFYRVGRAKPIQINVRVITATNKHLEELIKAKTFRQDLFYRINVINIALPPLRDRVDDILGLTAHFIEKLSRAYGGRILTFSEEACVGLSSYAWPGNVRELENVVESLLALCPQDHVELAHLPIRLKNHSTVEVPTLTGGAAPSLGFEEAERLFETEMILRALKRANFVQTRAAEMLGITRRILKYKMDKLCITDKGEVLNPGARHEN